DNA sequence from the Streptomyces sp. HUAS 15-9 genome:
TGCCCTCGTCGGTGACCTCGACCACGGCTTGGTTGCCGGTGACCCGGGTGCGCAGGGCGACCGTGCCGCCGCCGTGCATGAGGGAGTTCTCGATCAGCGCCGCCAGCACCTGGGCGACGGCGCCCGGAGTGCCGACGGCCCGCAGATGCCGCTTGCCGGAGCTGACGATCGCGCGGCCCGCGCTGCGGTAGGCGGGGCGCCACTCGGCGAGCTGCTGCTGGATGACCTCGTCCAGGTCGAAGGAGACGGCGGAGCCGGTCCGCGGGTCGCGGGCGTTCGTCAGCAGCCGCTCCACGACGTCCGTCAGCCGCTCCACCTGCGTCAGCGCGACGTTCGCCTCCTCCTTCACCGTGTCCGGATCGTCGGTGAGGGTGATCTCCTCCAGCCGCATCGACAGCGCCGTGAGGGGCGTACGCAGCTGGTGGGAGGCGTCGGCCGCGAGCCGCCGCTCGGCCGTCAGCATGCGGCCGATGCGCTCGGCTGAGGAGTCGAGGACATCGGCGACCCGGTCCAGCTCGGGCACGCCGTACCGCTTGTGCCGGGGACGCGGGTCACCGGAGCCGAGGCGCTCGGCGGTCTCCGCGAGGTCGGTCAGCGGGGAGGTGAGACGGTTGGCCTGGCGTACGGCCAGCAGGACCGCGGCGATCACCGCGAGCAGCGCCACCGCACCGATGATCAGCAGCGTACGGCCCACCTCGCGCGTCACCGACGAGCGCGGCTCCTGCACGGTGACCGTCTCGCCCTCCTCGCCGGCCTGCGTGGAGTGGATGACGTCGCCCTGCGGCTTGGTGCCCACCTCGATCGGCGCGTGCCCGGGCAGGCGGATCACCGCGTACTGCTCCTTGGCGACCTGGTCGCGCAGGATCTCGGCGTTGACGTTCTCCGCGCCGAGGATCCGGCTGTCGACGATGCTGGCCAGGCGCACCGCCTCGGAGTCCACCCGTTCCTGCGCGCTGTTGCTGATGGTCCGGGTCTCGACGATCACCAGGGACACGCCGAAGACCGCGATCACCACGAGGACGACGGCAAGGGTGGACTGAATGAGACGACGACGCACGGGGCCCTCCGGGCAGTGGCTTTACGACGACCAGTGTGCCTCGGGCATCTGTGCAGCCGGGCTCGGTACAGCGCCCTGAGAGGCAGCCACCCCACCTCAGCGGCAGCGCTCAGCTCTTCTCGAAGCGGAACCCGACCCCACGCACCGTCGCGATGTACCGAGGGTTGGCCGCGTCGTCGCCGAGTTTCTTGCGCAGCCACGAGATGTGCATGTCCAGCGTCTTGGTCGAGGACCACCACGTCGTGTCCCACACCTCGCGCATCAGCTGGTCCCGGGTGACGACCCGGCCCGCGTCACGCACCAGGACCCGCAGCAGGTCGAACTCCTTGGCGGTGAGCTGGAGTTCCTCCTCGCCCATCCACGCGCGGTGCGACTCGACGTCGATCCGCACGCCGTGCGTGGCCGGCGGCTGCTGCGGCTCGGCGGCGCCGCGCCGCAGCAGGGCCCGGACACGGGCGAGCAGTTCGGCGAGCCGGAAGGGCTTGGTGACGTAGTCGTCGGCGCCCGCGTCGAGTCCGACGACGGTGTCCACCTCGTCGGCCCGCGCGGTAAGGATGAGGATGGGCACGGTGTGGCCCTCGGCACGCAGCCGGCGGGCGACCTCCAGGCCGTCCATGCCGGGCAGGCCCAGATCCAGCACGACAAGGTCGACGCCGCCCTGCATTCCGGCGTCGAGCGCGGTGGGTCCGTCCTCGCGCACCTCGACCTCGTAACCTTCCCGGCGCAGGGCGCGGGCCAGCGGCTCCGAGATGGACGCGTCGTCCTCGGCGAGCAGTACACGGGTCATGAGGTGATGGTAGTCCGCCCGCCCGTAGTGCAGGGGTGTGATCGGCTGGCCGGATTCTTACCTTGGGGCACAGTGGTACGAACCTATGGCCGAGAGGTGCGACCCTAAGAGGGACCTTCGAAATCGGGTGCGAGGTTCCTGCGACACCTGTGATCCCTGTCTCAAGTCCTTCCATATCAGGCACTGTCCTGACGTACAGTGACCTGCAACGCCTGTAGTACACCGGGGACCTTTGGCGGGCAGTTGACGCTGAAGGTCTCTTTTGTGTGCGGGCCGGTCCTCCACCGGCCTTGAAAGGAATGACCTCTGGCCGGGCTCCGTACGCATGACGCGTCATGTGGGCGTGGATCCCGGTGGTCGCCGTCCACCGCTCCGCGATCCGGAGCGGACTCCCCTCGGGCGTGGGGGTGGACGTGCCGACCCCGCCGGTGCCGGCCACTCCCCCACCGGGCGCGCAACGCTCCGCCGCGCGTCCAGACCAGCAAGGAACGACATGGCGTCCAGCCTGACGAAGGACTCGGTCCACCCGGGCACCCCCGGTTCCGAGAAGACCTTCTTCGGCCACCCCCGCGGACTGGCCACCCTCTTCATGACCGAGATGTGGGAGCGATTCTCCTACTACGGCATGAAGGCCCTCCTGACCGTCTATCTGCTCTCCGGCGGCCCCGGCGCCGGCAAGGGCAGCATGGGTGGCGGCCTGGCCATGGACGTGGCCACCACCACAGTGATCGTCTCCGTCTACTCGGCGATGGTGTACCTGCTCGCCATGCCCGGCGGCTGGCTCGGCGACCGCGTCTGGGGCCCGCGCAAGACGGTGGCCATCGCCGCCGTCACGATCATGTCCGGCCACCTCGTGCTGGCGCTGCCCGGCGGCCAGGCGCCGTTCTTCGCGGGTCTCGCGCTGGTCGCGGCCGGTTCGGGTCTGCTCAAGGCCAACATCTCCACGATGGTCGGCCACCTGTACGACGGTCCTAACGACCCGCGTCGCGACGGTGGCTTCACGATCTTCTACATGGGCATCAACGCGGGCGCCTTCTTCGCCCCGCTGGCCATCGGCACCGTCGGCCAGAAGGTCAGCTGGCACCTCGGCTTCGGCATGGCCGCGGTCGGCATGGCCATCGGCCTCGCCGCGTTCCTGATCGGCACCCGCACCCTCAGCCCCAAGAGCAACATCGTCCCCAAGCCGCTGACGGTCGAGGAGCGCACCACCTGGCTGCGCAAGGGCCTGACCTGGCTGATCGTCGCGACCGTGTTCTACGGCGTCGTCGGCGTCTCCGGCCACTTCACCCTGAACTGGGCGATGATCCCGCTGACCGTCATCGGTCTGGTCGTCCCGGCGGGCGTGCTGCTGCGCATCAAGGGGGACAAGGAACTCTCGGGCACCGAGCAGTCGAAGATGAGCGCCTACATCTGGTTCTTCGTCGCCGCCGCCGTGTTCTGGATGATCTACGACCAGGGCGCGTCCACGGTCCAGGCGTTCGGTGAGGGCAAGGCGTCCCACGACATGCTGGGCTTCGAC
Encoded proteins:
- a CDS encoding peptide MFS transporter, with the protein product MASSLTKDSVHPGTPGSEKTFFGHPRGLATLFMTEMWERFSYYGMKALLTVYLLSGGPGAGKGSMGGGLAMDVATTTVIVSVYSAMVYLLAMPGGWLGDRVWGPRKTVAIAAVTIMSGHLVLALPGGQAPFFAGLALVAAGSGLLKANISTMVGHLYDGPNDPRRDGGFTIFYMGINAGAFFAPLAIGTVGQKVSWHLGFGMAAVGMAIGLAAFLIGTRTLSPKSNIVPKPLTVEERTTWLRKGLTWLIVATVFYGVVGVSGHFTLNWAMIPLTVIGLVVPAGVLLRIKGDKELSGTEQSKMSAYIWFFVAAAVFWMIYDQGASTVQAFGEGKASHDMLGFDFPTSWYQSLNPLFIMALAPVFAWIWMWLNRRDKEPSTIVKFAMGLVLIGVSFFFFLIPLGMAANGTAVSPMWLVGIYFIQTVGELCLSPVGLSVTTKMAPAKYASQMMGVWFLAVTAGDSITSLLSNPAIAGIDLSGKGAVFGEAALAALAGFAVWMYRRKVKTLMGDVH
- a CDS encoding ATP-binding protein; translated protein: MRRRLIQSTLAVVLVVIAVFGVSLVIVETRTISNSAQERVDSEAVRLASIVDSRILGAENVNAEILRDQVAKEQYAVIRLPGHAPIEVGTKPQGDVIHSTQAGEEGETVTVQEPRSSVTREVGRTLLIIGAVALLAVIAAVLLAVRQANRLTSPLTDLAETAERLGSGDPRPRHKRYGVPELDRVADVLDSSAERIGRMLTAERRLAADASHQLRTPLTALSMRLEEITLTDDPDTVKEEANVALTQVERLTDVVERLLTNARDPRTGSAVSFDLDEVIQQQLAEWRPAYRSAGRAIVSSGKRHLRAVGTPGAVAQVLAALIENSLMHGGGTVALRTRVTGNQAVVEVTDEGTGVPADLGARIFERTISGRNSTGIGLAVARDLAEADGGRLELLQAQPPVFGLFLSRTPPLRKHDEDHPTVR
- a CDS encoding response regulator transcription factor — encoded protein: MTRVLLAEDDASISEPLARALRREGYEVEVREDGPTALDAGMQGGVDLVVLDLGLPGMDGLEVARRLRAEGHTVPILILTARADEVDTVVGLDAGADDYVTKPFRLAELLARVRALLRRGAAEPQQPPATHGVRIDVESHRAWMGEEELQLTAKEFDLLRVLVRDAGRVVTRDQLMREVWDTTWWSSTKTLDMHISWLRKKLGDDAANPRYIATVRGVGFRFEKS